A single window of Thalassomonas viridans DNA harbors:
- a CDS encoding short chain dehydrogenase, protein MKVLLIGASGTIGQAVAKALATEHKVIAANYSGEGFNVDIGDQASISALLEQVGKVDAIVSTAGLANFAPLNELSDADYELALNNKLMGQINLMRLGKEYLNKGGSVTLTSGVLSREPMSGSGVISMANGALESFVKASALELDAIRFNVVAPIFVKETMAMMGMDTAGGLSADDTAKAYVAAVTGSMHGQTLDAPDYV, encoded by the coding sequence ATGAAAGTTTTATTGATCGGCGCCAGCGGCACTATCGGCCAGGCAGTAGCAAAAGCCCTTGCCACAGAACATAAAGTGATCGCCGCCAACTATTCAGGAGAAGGCTTTAATGTCGATATCGGCGACCAGGCATCTATCAGCGCCCTGCTTGAACAGGTAGGAAAAGTTGACGCTATAGTTTCCACCGCAGGTTTAGCGAACTTTGCCCCGTTAAACGAGCTAAGCGATGCCGACTATGAGCTTGCCCTCAACAATAAGTTAATGGGACAGATCAACCTGATGCGCTTAGGTAAGGAATATCTGAATAAAGGCGGCTCAGTAACGTTAACTTCCGGCGTATTATCACGTGAACCTATGTCTGGCAGCGGTGTGATAAGCATGGCCAACGGCGCCCTGGAGAGCTTTGTCAAAGCTTCGGCATTAGAGCTTGATGCCATTCGCTTTAATGTGGTTGCCCCCATCTTTGTCAAAGAAACCATGGCAATGATGGGTATGGATACCGCAGGCGGCCTGTCGGCGGACGATACCGCCAAGGCATATGTGGCAGCGGTTACCGGCTCCATGCATGGCCAGACCTTAGATGCCCCCGATTACGTTTAA
- a CDS encoding TolB family protein, translating into MQAKRLITTILLSMSIFSVIDKSYGNSEFPNLKGIYFGQKLPGLISEVFAPDIVSINGRYEYGISFSPDLNEIYFSTQKEGGVASIHFSNIEDGKWQPIKKLKLTNGLKAGEMHPFVSRDGKKIYFTAYSSDFTDTKIWTANRTNNGWSNATKLDSPINDREVFYSILAKNGDLFYTDIFKSKTYFSAFEDGKYPKTKEVEIEFGLHPFISPSQDYLLVDAVAKDQNRKDKDIYVYFKKTDGTWSKPINLGSAVNSNYTETVPSVTPDGKYLFFSRYNEEEGLSNFYWVSTKVIERFRPK; encoded by the coding sequence ATGCAAGCTAAAAGATTAATTACTACGATACTACTCTCTATGTCTATTTTTTCTGTCATTGATAAAAGCTATGGAAACAGTGAATTCCCAAATTTGAAAGGGATCTATTTTGGACAAAAGCTGCCCGGTTTGATTTCTGAAGTTTTTGCACCGGATATAGTTTCAATCAATGGAAGGTATGAATACGGTATTTCGTTTTCTCCCGATTTGAATGAAATATATTTTTCAACGCAAAAAGAAGGAGGTGTAGCATCTATACATTTTTCAAATATTGAAGACGGGAAGTGGCAACCTATTAAAAAATTAAAGCTTACAAATGGCTTAAAAGCAGGTGAAATGCACCCATTTGTAAGTCGTGACGGTAAAAAAATATATTTCACTGCTTATAGCTCTGATTTCACAGACACTAAAATATGGACTGCGAATCGAACTAACAATGGTTGGAGTAACGCCACCAAGCTAGACTCGCCTATTAATGATCGCGAAGTATTTTATTCCATATTAGCGAAAAACGGTGATCTTTTTTATACCGATATTTTTAAATCCAAAACGTACTTTTCAGCTTTCGAAGATGGTAAATACCCTAAAACTAAAGAAGTTGAAATTGAATTTGGTTTACATCCGTTTATTTCTCCTTCTCAAGACTATTTATTAGTAGATGCAGTAGCAAAAGACCAAAACAGAAAAGACAAAGATATTTATGTTTATTTTAAGAAAACTGACGGAACTTGGTCAAAACCAATAAATTTGGGTAGTGCTGTGAATTCAAATTATACAGAAACAGTTCCTAGTGTGACTCCCGATGGGAAGTATTTGTTTTTTAGCCGTTATAATGAAGAAGAAGGTCTATCGAATTTTTATTGGGTAAGTACAAAAGTTATAGAAAGATTTAGGCCGAAATAG
- a CDS encoding IscS subfamily cysteine desulfurase — MKLPIYFDYSATTPVDKRVAEKMMQYMTTDGIYGNPASRSHKFGWQAEEAVDIARNQVADLINADPREIVFTSGATESNNLAIKGAANFYGKKGKHIITCKTEHKAVLDTCRELERQGFEVTYLDPESNGLLDLNKLSEAMRDDTVLVSIMHVNNEIGVVQDIAEIGEICRARKIVFHVDAAQSAGKLPIDMQHLKVDLMSFSGHKIYAPKGIGALYVRRKPRVRLEAQMHGGGHERGMRSGTLATHQIVGMGEAFRIAKEEMEQDLAHVTAMRDRLWKGISNMEQVFVNGDPEKRYAGNLNVSFNFVEGESLIMALKDLAVSSGSACTSASLEPSYVLRALGLNDEMAHSSIRFSFGRFTTEEEVDYAIELIQKSIGHLRDMSPLWEMYKDGIDLDSIEWAAH; from the coding sequence ATGAAGCTTCCTATTTATTTTGATTACTCAGCCACTACTCCGGTAGATAAACGTGTTGCGGAAAAAATGATGCAATATATGACCACAGACGGGATTTACGGTAACCCGGCTTCGCGGTCGCATAAGTTTGGCTGGCAGGCGGAAGAAGCGGTAGATATCGCCCGCAACCAGGTTGCTGACTTGATCAATGCCGATCCGCGTGAAATTGTTTTTACTTCCGGGGCGACAGAATCCAATAACCTGGCGATTAAAGGGGCGGCTAACTTTTACGGTAAAAAAGGCAAGCACATTATTACCTGTAAAACCGAGCATAAAGCCGTGCTTGATACCTGCCGTGAATTAGAGCGCCAGGGCTTTGAAGTGACCTATCTGGATCCTGAAAGCAATGGCCTGCTTGATTTGAACAAACTTAGCGAAGCCATGCGTGATGACACTGTGTTAGTGAGTATTATGCATGTAAACAATGAAATCGGCGTGGTTCAGGATATTGCCGAAATCGGTGAAATATGCCGTGCCCGCAAGATTGTTTTCCATGTTGATGCCGCGCAAAGCGCCGGCAAACTGCCGATCGACATGCAGCACCTGAAAGTAGACCTGATGTCTTTTTCAGGTCATAAAATTTATGCTCCAAAAGGCATAGGCGCCTTATATGTACGCCGTAAGCCGCGTGTTCGTCTTGAAGCACAGATGCACGGCGGCGGTCATGAGCGCGGTATGCGTTCAGGCACTTTGGCGACTCACCAGATTGTCGGCATGGGTGAAGCCTTCAGGATTGCCAAAGAAGAGATGGAGCAGGATCTTGCCCATGTGACTGCGATGCGCGACCGTTTATGGAAAGGCATCAGCAATATGGAGCAGGTTTTTGTTAACGGCGACCCGGAAAAACGTTATGCCGGTAATTTAAATGTCAGCTTCAACTTTGTTGAAGGCGAGTCATTAATTATGGCATTAAAAGATTTAGCGGTTTCTTCAGGTTCCGCCTGTACCTCTGCCAGTTTAGAGCCTTCTTACGTGTTACGTGCGTTGGGTTTAAACGATGAAATGGCCCACAGCTCTATCCGTTTTAGTTTCGGCCGTTTTACCACTGAAGAAGAAGTGGATTATGCCATCGAATTGATTCAGAAATCGATTGGCCACCTGCGTGATATGTCGCCGCTTTGGGAAATGTACAAAGACGGTATTGATTTAGATTCTATTGAATGGGCGGCCCACTAG
- the hscB gene encoding co-chaperone HscB, translating into MSIFGGILDYFQLFGLSSDFELDTHKLSELYQALQKSVHPDRFAHASAQEQAMAVQKSAMINDAYQILKNPLQRAEYLLKLRGTEMPSEQSSFRDTGFLMQQMELREMIAEVKFSDDPEGAYAEAEQTLDNQYQALFSQLKQQLAENDSEVNTLACDNLRKLKFYQKLHLELERLEEQIFED; encoded by the coding sequence ATGTCAATTTTCGGGGGTATTTTGGATTACTTTCAGCTTTTTGGCTTAAGCAGCGATTTTGAGCTTGATACTCATAAACTCAGCGAGTTATACCAGGCACTGCAAAAGTCTGTTCACCCGGATCGCTTCGCCCATGCTTCCGCCCAGGAGCAGGCCATGGCGGTACAAAAGTCGGCCATGATCAACGACGCCTACCAGATCTTAAAAAATCCCCTGCAGCGTGCTGAATACCTGCTGAAATTGCGCGGCACCGAAATGCCTTCCGAGCAGAGTTCGTTCCGTGATACCGGCTTTTTGATGCAGCAAATGGAGCTGAGGGAAATGATCGCCGAGGTAAAGTTCTCCGATGATCCCGAAGGCGCCTATGCCGAGGCTGAGCAAACGCTTGATAACCAGTATCAGGCGTTATTCAGTCAGCTCAAGCAGCAGCTGGCGGAAAATGACAGTGAAGTGAATACGCTTGCCTGTGATAACCTGCGCAAATTAAAATTTTATCAGAAACTTCATCTTGAGCTCGAACGTCTAGAAGAGCAGATATTTGAAGATTAA
- a CDS encoding SymE family type I addiction module toxin — protein MADFNHTPEPRSAKVKYPASRQLTVLETVCETAAKSHRPGLHCVPVILEPYIVLRGKWLKQAGFTVGQKVTVTANQNGLMITPSLAVPGPATKP, from the coding sequence ATGGCTGATTTTAATCATACGCCAGAGCCCCGCTCGGCAAAAGTAAAATATCCCGCCTCACGCCAACTTACTGTATTGGAAACCGTTTGCGAGACCGCTGCCAAATCCCACCGGCCCGGTCTGCATTGTGTGCCTGTGATCCTTGAACCTTATATCGTATTAAGGGGCAAATGGCTCAAGCAGGCCGGTTTCACCGTTGGACAAAAGGTCACGGTAACGGCCAACCAAAACGGATTGATGATCACCCCCAGCCTGGCTGTCCCCGGCCCGGCAACCAAACCTTAA
- a CDS encoding YciI family protein — protein sequence MKDFMLIYKGGDPDWLENTSQEEMAASMERWGAWMGMLQQKDQLVSGGSPLHYSGKTLTGDGVVTDLSTAEIKELVSGYSIVKANDITEVIALAKECPIFNYPDIRVEIREVMEIGE from the coding sequence ATGAAAGATTTTATGTTGATATACAAAGGCGGCGATCCTGATTGGCTGGAAAACACCAGCCAGGAAGAAATGGCTGCTTCCATGGAACGCTGGGGCGCCTGGATGGGCATGCTGCAACAAAAAGACCAGCTGGTTTCCGGAGGCTCGCCGCTGCACTATTCCGGCAAAACCTTAACCGGGGACGGCGTTGTCACCGATCTTTCAACCGCAGAAATCAAAGAACTGGTTTCCGGTTATTCCATCGTTAAAGCAAACGATATAACAGAAGTCATTGCCCTTGCCAAAGAATGCCCGATTTTCAACTATCCGGACATTAGGGTAGAAATCAGGGAAGTCATGGAAATCGGCGAGTAG
- the hscA gene encoding Fe-S protein assembly chaperone HscA: MALLQIAEPGQSTVPHEHRLAAGIDLGTTNSLVASVKSGLTETLADENGDDILPSVVSYQAGEILVGKTAEAVAVSDAENTIVSAKRLIGRSLQDIRGKYPSLPYSFSGDDNHPDIQTRQGAVNPVQVSSQILKTLSERAEQALGGELTGVVITVPAYFDDAQRQSTKDAAKLAGLNVLRLLNEPTAAAVAYGLDSGQEGVIAVYDLGGGTFDISILRLNKGVFEVLATGGDSALGGDDFDVSLVDYLVAEAGLERPLSPAMERQLMQQARFAKEQLSAKDTVEIKLTLTDENIWTSELSRDAFDKLIASLVARTLRACKRSLKDAGIGVDEVNEVVMVGGSTRVPLVRSEVEKYFQRTPLTSIDPDKVVAMGAAIQADVLAGNKPDSDMLLLDVIPLSLGLETMGGLVEKVIPRNTTIPVAKAQEFTTFKDGQTAMAIHVLQGERELVDACRSLARFELRGIPAMTAGAAHIRVTFRVDADGLLHVSAMEKSTGVEASIEVKPSFGLDDTQIASMIKDSMSHAKEDIQARMLKEQQVEAKRVIESVQSALFDDGKLLSDEERTLIDTCIAELTEISQKDVVADIEAAIEKLNQSTATFAERRMDASIRTALAGHSVDEV, encoded by the coding sequence ATGGCCTTATTACAAATTGCTGAGCCCGGACAGAGCACAGTACCCCATGAGCACAGGCTCGCCGCCGGTATTGATTTAGGGACAACTAACTCCTTAGTTGCCAGCGTCAAAAGCGGTTTAACCGAAACCTTAGCCGATGAGAACGGCGATGATATTTTGCCCTCCGTGGTCAGCTACCAGGCCGGGGAAATCCTGGTGGGCAAGACGGCAGAAGCGGTGGCGGTAAGCGATGCCGAAAATACCATAGTATCGGCCAAGCGCCTGATCGGCCGTTCTTTGCAGGACATCCGGGGAAAATATCCATCGCTGCCATACAGTTTCAGCGGCGATGACAACCACCCGGATATCCAGACCCGTCAGGGTGCTGTGAACCCGGTACAGGTGTCGTCACAAATTTTAAAAACCTTGTCTGAACGCGCCGAGCAGGCGTTAGGCGGCGAGTTGACCGGTGTGGTGATTACCGTACCGGCGTATTTTGACGACGCCCAAAGGCAAAGCACCAAAGATGCGGCCAAACTTGCCGGCTTAAATGTTCTGCGCCTGTTGAATGAGCCGACCGCTGCAGCGGTTGCTTACGGCCTGGACAGCGGTCAGGAAGGGGTCATTGCCGTTTACGATCTTGGCGGCGGTACCTTTGATATTTCTATTTTACGTCTTAACAAAGGCGTGTTTGAAGTACTGGCAACAGGCGGTGATTCTGCCCTGGGCGGTGATGACTTTGATGTTAGCCTGGTGGATTATCTTGTTGCCGAGGCCGGACTAGAACGCCCGCTTTCTCCAGCTATGGAGCGCCAGTTAATGCAGCAGGCGCGCTTTGCCAAAGAGCAGTTGAGCGCTAAAGATACGGTGGAAATTAAGCTGACCTTAACAGATGAAAATATCTGGACAAGCGAGCTGAGCCGTGACGCTTTTGACAAGCTGATTGCTTCTCTAGTGGCGAGGACCCTAAGGGCCTGTAAGCGCAGTTTAAAAGATGCCGGCATCGGCGTTGATGAAGTCAACGAAGTGGTGATGGTTGGTGGCTCAACCCGCGTGCCTTTGGTGCGCAGCGAAGTAGAAAAATATTTCCAGCGCACGCCGTTAACCTCGATCGATCCCGATAAAGTGGTTGCCATGGGCGCCGCCATTCAGGCGGACGTGCTGGCGGGTAACAAGCCAGACAGCGATATGTTGTTGCTTGATGTTATTCCTTTGTCGCTGGGCTTAGAAACCATGGGCGGCCTGGTGGAAAAGGTTATCCCGAGAAATACCACGATTCCTGTGGCCAAAGCGCAGGAATTTACCACTTTTAAAGACGGGCAAACCGCCATGGCTATCCACGTGCTCCAGGGGGAGCGTGAACTGGTGGATGCCTGCCGCTCGCTGGCGCGCTTCGAATTAAGAGGCATACCGGCCATGACCGCAGGGGCTGCCCATATCCGGGTAACCTTCAGGGTTGATGCCGACGGTTTGCTGCATGTTTCCGCCATGGAAAAATCCACCGGGGTGGAAGCCAGCATTGAAGTCAAACCTTCCTTCGGTCTGGACGATACGCAAATCGCCAGCATGATCAAAGACTCCATGAGCCATGCCAAAGAAGATATCCAGGCGCGTATGCTCAAGGAACAGCAGGTAGAAGCCAAGCGGGTGATAGAATCGGTGCAGTCGGCATTGTTTGACGACGGCAAGCTGCTTTCGGATGAAGAACGTACCTTAATTGATACTTGTATCGCCGAATTGACAGAGATCAGCCAAAAAGATGTAGTTGCCGATATTGAAGCGGCAATTGAGAAGTTAAATCAGAGTACCGCAACTTTTGCAGAGCGCCGTATGGATGCCTCCATACGCACCGCATTGGCCGGCCACTCGGTAGATGAGGTTTAA
- the iscA gene encoding iron-sulfur cluster assembly protein IscA, whose product MSVSMTPAASERVKSFLTNRGKGLGLRLGIKTTGCSGLAYVLEFVDELNEDDQMFTIDDVNVIIDGKSLVYLDGIELDFVKEGLNEGFKFTNPNAKGECGCGESFNV is encoded by the coding sequence ATGTCTGTATCCATGACGCCGGCGGCGTCCGAGCGGGTAAAAAGCTTTCTGACAAACCGGGGCAAGGGCCTGGGTTTGCGTTTGGGCATTAAAACCACAGGCTGTTCCGGCCTGGCTTATGTGCTCGAATTTGTTGATGAATTAAATGAAGATGATCAGATGTTTACCATAGATGATGTCAATGTCATCATCGACGGCAAAAGCCTGGTTTATCTTGACGGTATTGAGCTGGATTTTGTTAAAGAAGGCTTAAATGAAGGCTTTAAATTTACCAACCCGAATGCCAAAGGCGAATGTGGTTGCGGTGAAAGCTTTAACGTGTAG
- the iscU gene encoding Fe-S cluster assembly scaffold IscU, with protein MAYSEKVIDHYENPRNVGSMDKNDPQVATGMVGAPACGDVMKLQLKISDSGIIEDAKFKTYGCGSAIASSSLVTEWVKGKSVDEAAEIKNTAIAEELALPPVKIHCSILAEDAIKAALEDYHSKNGE; from the coding sequence ATGGCTTATAGCGAAAAAGTAATTGATCATTATGAAAATCCACGCAACGTAGGTTCCATGGATAAAAACGATCCTCAGGTCGCCACCGGTATGGTTGGTGCGCCGGCTTGTGGTGACGTGATGAAGCTGCAATTAAAAATTTCTGACAGCGGCATTATCGAAGACGCCAAGTTCAAAACATACGGCTGTGGCTCTGCCATCGCTTCCAGCTCTTTGGTAACCGAATGGGTAAAAGGCAAGTCGGTTGACGAAGCGGCGGAAATTAAAAATACCGCTATCGCTGAAGAACTGGCTTTGCCACCGGTTAAAATTCACTGCTCTATTTTGGCGGAAGACGCGATTAAAGCAGCTCTTGAAGATTATCATAGCAAGAACGGCGAATAA
- the fdx gene encoding ISC system 2Fe-2S type ferredoxin — protein MPKIIFLPHEELCPDGAVVEAPTGESVLNVALENDIGIEHACEKVCACTTCHVIIREGFDSLEESDELEDDLLDKAWGLEPESRLGCQAIVADEDLVVEIPKYTINMVSENH, from the coding sequence ATGCCTAAGATTATTTTTCTTCCCCACGAAGAATTATGCCCGGACGGGGCCGTGGTGGAAGCACCAACAGGTGAAAGCGTGTTAAACGTAGCCCTGGAAAACGATATCGGTATTGAGCATGCCTGTGAAAAGGTTTGTGCCTGTACTACCTGCCATGTCATTATCCGGGAGGGTTTTGACTCCCTGGAAGAAAGCGACGAGCTGGAAGATGACTTGCTGGACAAAGCCTGGGGCCTTGAGCCGGAATCCCGTCTGGGTTGCCAGGCAATTGTTGCCGATGAAGATTTAGTGGTGGAAATTCCTAAATATACCATCAATATGGTTTCAGAAAATCACTAG
- a CDS encoding DUF418 domain-containing protein translates to MTTQRIQGLDVARALAVFGMVLVNFKLILQTGMPDVAGSSFSALLEGRASALFVILAGIGITFLTNNARLSAIPEKIKSSRYALVKRGIFLALIGLAFTPYWHADILHFYGVYFLFAALLFTLTNRQLMLAALCMPLSFIVLAIFFDYEQGWDFTSLSYLDLWSPEGMFRNLFFNGFHPVFPWLGFLLYGIWLGRQELAEKAFRKKLFFTALFVWLATEGVFALLSYDALNDPAWGMTTEDVEALLSTSPMPPWPQYLISAAASATLIILACVSLSQRFTGARVMRWLSVTGQSSLTLYLAHVVFAREILMPLGMQQSAQNSIALYGGLVFCVLAVIFSVLWHHRSKAGPLEYLFRKAVS, encoded by the coding sequence ATGACAACTCAGCGTATTCAAGGATTAGACGTAGCCCGGGCCCTGGCTGTTTTTGGCATGGTGCTGGTAAATTTCAAACTGATACTGCAAACCGGGATGCCGGATGTCGCCGGCTCCTCGTTTTCAGCTTTATTGGAAGGACGGGCTTCCGCGCTGTTTGTGATACTGGCAGGCATAGGCATCACGTTTTTAACCAATAATGCCCGTTTGTCCGCCATACCGGAAAAAATCAAATCAAGCCGTTATGCCCTGGTTAAACGGGGCATCTTCCTGGCGCTCATCGGCTTGGCCTTTACCCCGTATTGGCATGCGGATATTCTTCATTTTTACGGCGTTTATTTCCTGTTCGCTGCCCTACTCTTTACTTTAACAAACAGGCAATTAATGCTGGCGGCATTGTGCATGCCTTTGAGTTTTATAGTATTGGCGATATTTTTCGACTACGAACAGGGATGGGATTTTACCTCCTTATCCTACCTGGATTTATGGAGCCCGGAAGGCATGTTCAGGAACCTGTTTTTTAACGGCTTTCATCCGGTATTTCCCTGGCTGGGCTTTTTGTTGTACGGCATCTGGCTAGGCAGACAAGAGCTGGCAGAAAAAGCCTTCAGGAAAAAACTCTTCTTTACTGCCCTCTTCGTCTGGTTAGCCACGGAAGGAGTGTTCGCACTGTTAAGCTATGATGCCCTCAATGATCCCGCCTGGGGCATGACAACGGAAGATGTTGAAGCCCTGCTATCGACTTCCCCTATGCCCCCTTGGCCGCAATACCTGATATCTGCAGCAGCCAGCGCAACCCTGATTATTCTTGCCTGCGTCTCACTGTCGCAGCGTTTTACCGGTGCCAGAGTGATGCGCTGGCTGTCGGTTACCGGGCAGTCCTCCCTCACCCTGTATCTGGCCCATGTCGTTTTCGCCCGGGAAATACTAATGCCTTTAGGCATGCAGCAATCGGCGCAAAACAGCATAGCCTTATATGGCGGCTTGGTCTTCTGTGTGCTGGCGGTTATATTCAGCGTGCTTTGGCATCACAGATCCAAAGCGGGTCCGCTGGAGTACCTGTTCAGAAAAGCAGTGAGCTGA
- a CDS encoding LysR family transcriptional regulator, with protein MKRKIDLLKAMKTFVLVLEKGSFSAASRELNIVTSAISRQVSDLEEHFSCQLLYRTTRAMQLTAEGNYYLEQFKDVLGRMENLENVSHERQQKVAGHLRISAPRGSAGLGFFKAASDFMKQHPQVKISWLFVNRFVNMVEEGVDLAIRVGELADSSFIARRYGRVKVNFVASEEYLQKQGQPRHPKELQQHQCIVDNSNRLPGRWRYREDGKEELVAVRAFVEANDGDIVSRLAADGHGIAYLPTFLTREYLDSGQLVPVLRDYEFDAAPVSLVYPANRMMNTALNALVGYLLEHRPEEHSGQ; from the coding sequence ATGAAGAGAAAAATAGATTTGTTAAAGGCCATGAAAACCTTTGTCCTGGTGCTAGAAAAAGGTAGCTTCAGTGCGGCGTCGAGGGAGTTGAATATAGTGACCTCGGCCATCAGCCGACAGGTATCCGATCTGGAAGAGCATTTTTCCTGTCAGCTGTTATATCGCACCACCCGGGCGATGCAGTTAACGGCTGAGGGCAATTATTACCTTGAACAGTTTAAAGACGTGCTGGGGCGCATGGAAAACCTTGAAAATGTCAGCCATGAAAGGCAGCAAAAAGTGGCGGGGCATTTAAGGATTTCTGCTCCCCGGGGCTCCGCGGGATTAGGTTTTTTTAAAGCAGCAAGTGATTTTATGAAGCAACATCCCCAGGTAAAGATTTCCTGGCTGTTTGTTAACCGCTTTGTCAATATGGTGGAAGAAGGCGTAGATCTTGCCATCCGGGTGGGGGAGTTGGCGGATTCGAGTTTTATTGCCCGGCGTTATGGCCGGGTGAAGGTGAATTTTGTCGCCAGTGAGGAATATTTACAAAAACAGGGGCAGCCCCGGCACCCAAAAGAGCTGCAACAGCACCAGTGCATAGTGGATAACTCTAACCGCCTGCCCGGGCGCTGGCGCTACCGGGAAGACGGCAAGGAAGAGCTGGTGGCGGTCCGGGCCTTTGTTGAAGCCAATGACGGCGATATTGTTTCTCGCCTGGCGGCCGACGGGCATGGTATCGCCTATTTGCCAACTTTTTTAACCCGGGAGTACCTGGATTCAGGCCAGCTGGTGCCTGTGCTGAGGGACTATGAGTTCGATGCCGCTCCGGTTTCTTTGGTATACCCGGCAAACCGCATGATGAATACCGCTTTAAATGCCCTGGTTGGTTATCTGCTTGAACACAGGCCGGAAGAGCATAGCGGACAATAA
- a CDS encoding RNA polymerase sigma factor — protein MDKVETLVNELYKSQSSRLLAVLTRIFGPHNLSLAEDVLQEAFGKALIHWREKPLPDKPQAWLMRTAKNQALDVIRANKTRVKFSEELSFYLASEWTLDNTLEQEFREDKIKDDQLRMIFMCCDEDIKPENRLPFILKTLCGFSIPAVARALVLPVATVKKRLLRTREKLKGHSFTFPGPEKLPQAMDTVHTVLYLFFNEGFHSSDGKQALNLDFCREAIALVNLLADETDIANQDTLGLLALMHFHLARAKSRLDAQGNNISIDLQDRGLWEQKRIALAGGILSAASAVRSGASGRFLIEAQIAREHCQCSNFSETNWSAIIRYYQQLIDITASPVAELNQAVAIGYSGELSAAIEKVEQLQQHKIFKHSHLPPAILAHFNAKAGNVQQAYAFAEQSKSLGGTPHEQQMMMAQVERLLSQSNG, from the coding sequence ATGGATAAAGTCGAAACCTTAGTAAACGAGTTATATAAAAGCCAGTCGTCCAGACTGCTTGCGGTATTAACGCGTATTTTCGGCCCCCACAACTTATCCCTGGCTGAAGATGTGCTTCAGGAAGCTTTCGGTAAGGCGTTAATCCATTGGCGGGAAAAGCCGCTACCGGACAAGCCGCAAGCCTGGCTGATGCGCACGGCAAAAAATCAGGCGCTCGATGTTATACGGGCGAATAAAACCCGGGTGAAGTTTTCCGAAGAATTATCCTTTTATCTGGCCAGCGAATGGACCCTGGACAATACCCTGGAGCAGGAATTTCGGGAAGATAAAATAAAAGATGATCAGCTGCGCATGATTTTTATGTGCTGCGATGAAGATATCAAGCCGGAAAACCGCCTGCCTTTTATTTTAAAGACCTTATGCGGTTTTAGTATTCCAGCGGTAGCCAGGGCGCTGGTGTTGCCGGTAGCGACCGTGAAAAAGCGCTTATTGCGCACCCGCGAAAAATTAAAGGGCCACAGCTTTACTTTCCCCGGGCCGGAAAAACTGCCTCAGGCCATGGATACTGTGCATACGGTTTTATATTTGTTTTTTAATGAAGGTTTCCACAGCTCTGACGGCAAACAGGCGCTCAATCTTGATTTTTGCCGTGAAGCCATAGCCCTGGTCAATTTGCTGGCGGACGAAACCGATATCGCTAATCAGGATACCTTAGGTTTGCTGGCTTTGATGCACTTCCATCTTGCTCGGGCCAAGTCTCGCCTGGATGCTCAGGGGAATAATATTTCTATTGACTTGCAAGACAGGGGGTTATGGGAGCAAAAACGCATAGCCCTTGCCGGGGGAATTTTATCTGCGGCCTCTGCTGTCAGGTCCGGCGCTTCGGGGCGTTTTTTGATTGAAGCCCAGATTGCCCGGGAGCATTGCCAGTGCTCTAATTTCAGTGAAACCAACTGGTCCGCTATTATCCGTTACTACCAGCAGCTGATTGATATTACCGCGTCTCCTGTTGCCGAGCTTAATCAGGCGGTTGCCATCGGCTATTCCGGCGAACTTAGCGCGGCAATAGAGAAAGTCGAACAATTGCAGCAACACAAAATATTTAAGCACTCGCACCTGCCGCCGGCAATATTGGCACATTTCAATGCCAAAGCCGGGAATGTACAGCAGGCCTATGCGTTTGCCGAACAATCGAAATCTTTAGGTGGCACGCCACATGAGCAACAAATGATGATGGCCCAGGTGGAGCGCCTGTTAAGTCAAAGCAATGGGTAA